From the genome of Vicia villosa cultivar HV-30 ecotype Madison, WI unplaced genomic scaffold, Vvil1.0 ctg.000400F_1_1, whole genome shotgun sequence, one region includes:
- the LOC131627761 gene encoding DNAJ protein JJJ1 homolog gives MASAKRCHYEVLGLSRDSSPEEIRSGYRKLALQRHPDKLVKSGLSQAEATAQFQELQHAYEVLSDPKERAWYDSHRSQILFSDPNSHSNSVVPDLFSFFSNTVYSSYSDTGKGFYKVYSDVFDKILANEINFARKLGLGVDSVRQAPLMGNLDSPYTQVTAFYGYWLGFSTVMDFCWADEYDAMAGPNRKSRRLMEEENNKVRRKAKREYNDTVRRLADFMKKRDKRVIDMKVKKNLEMEKKKEEEKEKKRKLEMEKQKRAMAYEEPDWAKVDDEEVEDLFEDDEFEEKRDEKEFYCVLCGKKFKSEKQWKNHEQSKKHKEKVAEFRDSLDDEEELEVEVDEESESERDGVEEERLQSEEDGIEVDDLEERIRDSLNVAEEESANGVELNDDDDNDEYFDVSHAKEGGEDDVSVDLDDNDDDGDDENGVLETMVAGHKERVDFDDNDDEDDEIDVLEAMLAGHKSRKPGASTYMPTVSVTPTQIESENENDGVDAMEYNNRKIPKKKRRAKKEKGGKNAEESNVPTNGKYEKNIHTNGNDDSNAQESSSRYFDDNEDNGSKENEQLGRDNKKISNQPIDKKGTSKDTKTKAKISSRGRKAKNTSKNLGHYCETCGEDFESRNKLHRHLGESGHAAMKSR, from the exons ATGGCATCAGCGAAACGATGCCACTACGAAGTTCTCGGCCTCTCTCGAGACTCCTCGCCGGAAGAAATCCGATCCGGTTACCGGAAGCTCGCCCTCCAGCGCCATCCCGACAAGCTCGTCAAATCCGGCCTCTCTCAAGCCGAAGCAACCGCTCAATTTCAGGAGCTTCAGCACGCTTACGAAGTCCTCTCCGATCCAAAGGAACGCGCATGGTACGATTCTCATCGTTCCCAAATCCTCTTCTCCGATCCAAATTCCCACTCCAATTCCGTTGTCCCTGACCTCTTCTCGTTTTTCTCGAACACCGTTTATTCTAGTTATTCCGATACCGGTAAGGGTTTTTACAAGGTTTATTCCGATGTGTTTGATAAAATTCTGGCAAATGAGATCAATTTCGCTAGGAAATTAGGTTTAGGAGTTGATTCTGTTAGACAGGCTCCGCTTATGGGGAATTTAGATAGTCCTTATACGCAGGTTACCGCTTTTTATGGTTATTGGTTGGGATTTTCGACGGTGATGGATTTTTGCTGGGCGGATGAGTATGATGCGATGGCGGGTCCGAATAGGAAGTCGAGGCGGTTGATGGAGGAAGAGAATAATAAGGTGAGGAGGAAGGCGAAGAGGGAGTATAATGATACTGTGAGGAGGTTGGCTGATTTTATGAAGAAGAGGGACAAGAGAGTGATTGATATGAAGGTGAAGAAGAATTTGGAGatggagaagaagaaagaagaggagaaggagaagaagaggaagttgGAGATGGAGAAACAGAAGAGGGCAATGGCTTATGAGGAGCCTGATTGGGCTaaggttgatgatgaagaagtTGAGGATTTGTTTGAGGATGATGAGTTTGAGGAGAAGAGAGATGAGAAGGAGTTTTATTGTGTGTTGTGTGGGAAGAAGTTTAAGAGTGAGAAGCAGTGGAAAAACCATGAGCAGTCTAAGAAACATAAGGAGAAAGTTGCTGAGTTTAGGGATTCACTTGATGATGAAGAGGAGTTAGAAGTTGAGGTGGACGAGGAAAGTGAAAGTGAAAGAGATGGGGTGGAAGAAGAGAGATTACAAAGTGAGGAGGATGGAATTGAAGTTGATGATTTGGAGGAGAGGATTCGAGACAGTCTTAATGTTGCAGAAGAGGAGAGTGCAAATGGGGTTGaactgaatgatgatgatgacaatgatgaatattttgatgtttcacATGCAAAAGAGGGGGGAGAGGATGATGTATCAGTTGATTTAGATGACAATGATGACGACGGGGATGATGAAAATGGTGTTCTTGAAACAATGGTGGCAGGGCACAAAGAAAgagttgattttgatgataatgatgatgaagatgatgagattGATGTTCTCGAAGCAATGCTGGCTGGGCACAAGAGCAGAAAACCTGGTGCTTCAACATACATGCCCACGGTTTCTGTAACTCCCACTCAAATTGAGAGTGAAAATGAGAATGATGGGGTTGATGCTATGGAATATAACAACCGAAAGATCCCAAAAAAGAAACGTAGAGCCAAGAAAGAGAAGGGTGGGAAAAATGCGGAAGAATCTAATGTGCCTACCAATGGAAAATATGAGAAGAATATACACACTAATGgaaatgatgattctaatgcacaagaGTCCAGTTCCCGATATTTCGATGATAATGAGGATAATGGGAGTAAAGAGAATGAGCAGCTGGGTAGAGATAATAAGAAGATTTCAAATCAACCAATTGATAAGAAAGGAACTTCAAAGGACACAAAAACCAAAGCAAAAATTTCATCCAGAGGGAGAAAAGCAAAG AATACTTCAAAGAATCTTGGCCATTACTGTGAGACGTGTGGAGAGGATTTTGAGTCAAG GAATAAATTACATAGGCATCTGGGAGAATCTGGGCACGCAGCAATGAAAAGTCGATAA